Proteins from a genomic interval of Chryseobacterium indologenes:
- a CDS encoding nicotinamide mononucleotide transporter, with translation MNLYELFVKPYESYDSLQIALETAGAIFGTLSVYFSIKKNIWVYPTGIISTLIYVYILFNFGLLGDCLINVYYTIMSIYGWILWAKNSEDHVHVDVTWATRKEWVFASFLFVFSLAFVTFIYYCKPYIDNMEGASFGLYHLDWANWMDIFTTSIFLVGMWFMAKQRIENWIFWIIGDLICIPMMIFKGLGITSVQYLVFTIMAILGYLNWKKKF, from the coding sequence ATGAATTTATATGAACTTTTTGTAAAGCCTTATGAAAGCTACGATTCTTTACAAATCGCACTGGAAACGGCAGGTGCTATTTTCGGAACATTGAGCGTATATTTTTCCATTAAGAAAAATATATGGGTCTACCCTACCGGCATTATTTCTACCCTGATCTATGTATATATTCTCTTCAACTTCGGATTGCTCGGAGATTGTCTGATTAATGTATACTATACAATAATGAGTATCTATGGCTGGATTTTATGGGCAAAAAATTCAGAAGATCATGTGCATGTGGACGTTACATGGGCCACCAGAAAAGAATGGGTTTTTGCAAGTTTTCTTTTTGTCTTTAGCCTGGCATTTGTCACTTTTATTTATTATTGCAAACCTTATATTGATAATATGGAAGGAGCTAGTTTCGGATTATATCATCTCGACTGGGCCAATTGGATGGATATTTTTACCACATCCATATTTTTAGTAGGAATGTGGTTTATGGCCAAACAACGCATTGAGAACTGGATTTTCTGGATTATCGGAGATCTTATTTGTATCCCTATGATGATTTTTAAGGGTCTTGGAATCACTTCGGTTCAATATTTGGTATTTACTATAATGGCTATCTTAGGATATCTAAATTGGAAAAAAAAGTTTTAA
- a CDS encoding amino acid permease, producing MSKIWVKKPLSAYEADMKKSELKKVLGKWSLTAIGVGAIIGGGIFVLTGTGAYYHAGPALAISFIIAGLACVFAALCYAEFASIIPVEGSAYAYAYGTVGEIFAWAMGWCLILEYAMASMAVSVSWSGYFNKFLKIFNIHLPAYLTSDPASYTGEGFSMNLPAFILVLLITALLVKGTKEAAGANNLIVLMKTSAVIFVIIAGVYIIFSNNDLYNAVDGVKNWKPFIPDQIKIKNSEGDMVSAYGIQGIISGAAAIFFAYIGFDAVSTQAGEAINPKKDVPFAIIASLLICTALYICVSLVLTGMMHYSDFDPEGKYPDAIKAPVAYAFEIAGKHWASNIVTIAATVGLISVVMVMMMGQSRIFIGMAKDGLIPRFFGELHPKTRTPYKGIILLGIVVALIAALTPISTLADMTSFGTLFAFTLVCIAVWVMRKKEPTLIRPFKVPAYKLVVALGVIINLYLIYNLSDHAKELSGAWLLLGGVVYFAYGKRNSKLNNPEKYQDEK from the coding sequence ATGTCGAAAATTTGGGTTAAGAAGCCACTAAGTGCCTATGAGGCAGATATGAAGAAAAGTGAGCTGAAAAAAGTCCTTGGAAAATGGAGTTTAACAGCAATTGGAGTAGGTGCTATCATTGGTGGTGGAATCTTTGTTCTTACCGGAACCGGAGCCTATTATCATGCCGGGCCGGCACTGGCAATCTCTTTTATTATAGCAGGTCTTGCCTGTGTTTTTGCAGCATTATGTTATGCGGAATTTGCATCTATTATCCCTGTTGAAGGTTCTGCATATGCTTACGCTTATGGTACGGTAGGTGAAATTTTCGCCTGGGCCATGGGGTGGTGTCTCATCCTCGAGTATGCGATGGCCAGTATGGCTGTTTCGGTGAGCTGGTCCGGATATTTTAATAAGTTTTTGAAGATCTTTAACATTCATTTGCCTGCTTATCTCACTTCAGATCCTGCAAGTTATACAGGGGAAGGTTTTTCGATGAACCTGCCTGCATTTATTCTTGTATTATTAATTACTGCATTGTTGGTAAAAGGAACTAAAGAAGCTGCAGGAGCAAATAACCTGATCGTTTTAATGAAAACTTCTGCTGTTATTTTTGTGATCATAGCAGGTGTTTACATCATATTTTCTAATAATGACCTTTATAATGCGGTTGACGGAGTTAAAAACTGGAAACCTTTCATTCCGGATCAGATAAAAATTAAAAACTCTGAAGGTGATATGGTTTCAGCCTATGGTATTCAGGGAATTATTTCCGGAGCAGCAGCCATTTTCTTTGCTTATATTGGTTTTGATGCTGTATCTACACAGGCTGGAGAAGCGATCAACCCTAAGAAAGATGTGCCTTTTGCCATTATCGCTTCATTATTGATCTGTACGGCTTTATATATTTGTGTATCTCTTGTATTGACAGGGATGATGCATTATTCTGATTTTGATCCTGAAGGAAAATATCCTGATGCAATTAAAGCACCGGTTGCCTATGCATTTGAAATCGCCGGAAAACACTGGGCAAGTAATATTGTAACCATTGCAGCTACCGTAGGATTGATCTCTGTAGTAATGGTAATGATGATGGGGCAGTCAAGAATCTTCATCGGAATGGCAAAAGATGGGTTAATTCCAAGATTCTTCGGTGAACTTCATCCAAAAACAAGAACGCCTTACAAAGGAATTATTCTTCTGGGAATAGTGGTAGCACTTATTGCTGCCCTTACTCCAATTTCAACATTAGCCGATATGACCAGCTTTGGAACTTTGTTTGCGTTTACCCTGGTTTGTATCGCCGTTTGGGTGATGAGAAAGAAAGAACCTACTTTAATCAGACCTTTTAAAGTACCTGCTTACAAGCTGGTAGTAGCTTTGGGAGTGATTATCAATCTATACTTAATATACAACTTAAGTGATCACGCAAAAGAGCTTTCAGGAGCTTGGTTGTTGTTAGGTGGTGTTGTATATTTCGCTTACGGAAAAAGAAACAGTAAACTTAACAATCCTGAAAAATATCAGGACGAAAAATAA
- a CDS encoding glycosyl hydrolase — MKKIFSLVFLSAGICTFSQQIESVETLLNDKISIRALELYDHKVWYSGTDSKFGFVDIKDTKNQKQITLSPDKLQFRTLGQDKTDFYTINIESPARFFKISKKDLTSEIVYTDTAKTAFYDALHFVNDKLAYTFSDADKDNILKLAVYKDGKWGMLKNDVVLNPGEAAFAASNTNISSSRNYMWIATGGKASRILRLDFKNEKFEIFTTPFVQGESSQGMYSIDFYNDQFGVAVGGDYTKQDANIDNIATTYDGGKTWQIQASGQNAGYTTCVKIKPGSKGKEMIALGDRHISYSSDFGKTWKKISDEKGLFVGQWVDGNRVVAAGNNRIVLLKLKF, encoded by the coding sequence ATGAAAAAAATATTTTCCCTGGTATTTCTGTCCGCAGGAATCTGTACATTTTCTCAACAAATAGAAAGTGTTGAAACTCTTTTAAATGATAAAATAAGCATTCGTGCACTGGAACTGTATGACCATAAAGTGTGGTATAGCGGAACCGATTCTAAGTTTGGATTTGTAGATATAAAAGATACTAAGAATCAGAAACAGATTACATTATCACCAGATAAACTTCAGTTCAGAACGTTGGGACAGGATAAAACTGATTTTTATACCATTAATATTGAAAGTCCCGCTCGTTTTTTTAAAATCAGTAAAAAAGATCTGACCTCTGAAATTGTGTATACAGATACGGCAAAAACGGCGTTTTACGATGCACTGCATTTTGTCAATGATAAATTAGCTTATACTTTCAGTGATGCTGATAAGGATAATATACTGAAACTGGCCGTATATAAAGACGGAAAATGGGGAATGTTGAAAAATGATGTTGTCTTAAATCCGGGTGAAGCCGCTTTTGCAGCAAGTAATACCAATATCTCATCCTCCAGAAATTATATGTGGATTGCGACAGGTGGAAAAGCATCAAGAATTCTAAGGCTGGATTTTAAAAATGAAAAATTCGAAATTTTCACAACTCCTTTTGTTCAGGGCGAATCTTCACAGGGAATGTATTCAATAGACTTTTATAATGACCAGTTTGGAGTTGCCGTAGGAGGAGATTACACCAAACAGGATGCAAATATTGATAATATCGCTACAACCTATGATGGCGGGAAAACATGGCAGATACAGGCTTCAGGACAAAATGCAGGGTATACAACTTGTGTGAAAATAAAACCGGGCTCGAAAGGGAAAGAAATGATTGCCCTAGGAGACCGGCACATCAGCTATTCTTCAGACTTTGGAAAAACATGGAAGAAAATTTCTGATGAAAAAGGACTTTTCGTTGGGCAATGGGTGGATGGAAATAGGGTAGTAGCTGCCGGCAATAACAGGATAGTACTCTTGAAATTAAAATTTTAA
- the hemN gene encoding oxygen-independent coproporphyrinogen III oxidase encodes MNSLIDKYNIPGPRYTSYPTVPYWDESSFSPEKWKETVIRSFHETNVAEGISIYIHLPFCEALCTFCACHKRITKQHSVEIPYLESVLKEWKLYLELFNERPKLKELHLGGGTPTFFSPENLRILLEGIFTTVDIAEHPEFSFEGHPNNTTKEHLQTLYDLGFRRVSFGVQDYDPKVQKAINRIQPFENVKNVTEWAKEIGYRGISHDLVFGLPHQNWEAMEHTIRKTMELKPDRLAFYSYAHVPWVKGVGQRGFDENDLPSGEEKRRLYEDGKKLLQDLGYIEVGMDHFSLEHDDLYQSLIHKKLHRNFMGYTSSNTQLMVGLGMSAISDSWYAFAQNVKTVEDYQKMVEEGEIPVVKGHVLNEEDLIVRRHILNLMCQLETTFTRNTSFPELENALDMLKEMENDGLVEINGKEIKITEAGRAFTRNVAMVFDLRMLRNKPETRIFSMTI; translated from the coding sequence ATGAATTCTTTAATAGATAAGTATAATATTCCCGGGCCGCGTTACACCTCTTATCCTACCGTTCCGTATTGGGATGAGTCAAGTTTTTCTCCGGAAAAGTGGAAGGAGACTGTGATCAGATCTTTTCATGAGACCAATGTAGCAGAGGGAATTTCTATTTATATCCATTTGCCTTTTTGTGAAGCTCTATGTACGTTTTGTGCATGTCATAAACGCATTACAAAACAGCATAGCGTTGAAATTCCTTACCTGGAAAGTGTATTGAAAGAATGGAAACTATATCTTGAACTTTTCAATGAAAGACCAAAATTAAAAGAGCTTCACCTGGGAGGTGGCACTCCGACGTTCTTCTCACCTGAGAATTTAAGAATATTGCTGGAAGGTATTTTTACAACAGTAGATATTGCAGAGCATCCTGAATTTTCTTTCGAAGGACATCCGAATAATACTACTAAAGAACATCTTCAGACTCTATATGATCTGGGCTTCAGAAGGGTAAGCTTTGGAGTGCAGGATTATGACCCTAAAGTACAGAAGGCGATTAACAGAATCCAGCCTTTTGAGAATGTGAAAAACGTAACAGAGTGGGCTAAGGAAATCGGGTACAGAGGTATCAGCCACGATTTGGTTTTCGGATTGCCACACCAGAACTGGGAAGCGATGGAACATACCATCAGAAAAACGATGGAATTGAAACCTGACAGACTCGCGTTTTATTCTTATGCCCATGTTCCATGGGTAAAAGGTGTTGGCCAGAGAGGTTTCGATGAGAATGATCTGCCTAGTGGAGAAGAAAAACGCCGTCTGTATGAAGATGGTAAAAAACTTCTTCAGGATTTAGGGTATATCGAAGTAGGAATGGATCACTTTTCTCTTGAGCATGATGATCTGTACCAGTCTTTGATCCATAAGAAACTTCACAGAAACTTTATGGGGTACACCTCAAGCAATACACAGCTCATGGTAGGATTGGGAATGTCTGCTATTTCAGATTCATGGTATGCTTTCGCTCAAAACGTAAAAACAGTGGAAGATTATCAGAAAATGGTTGAAGAAGGAGAAATCCCTGTAGTGAAAGGCCACGTTCTGAACGAAGAAGACCTGATTGTAAGAAGACATATTCTGAATCTTATGTGTCAGCTTGAAACCACTTTCACCCGCAATACGTCTTTCCCTGAGCTTGAAAATGCCCTTGATATGCTGAAAGAAATGGAAAATGACGGATTGGTAGAAATCAACGGTAAAGAAATTAAAATCACAGAAGCCGGAAGAGCTTTCACAAGAAATGTAGCGATGGTTTTTGACCTTCGTATGCTGAGGAATAAACCTGAGACGAGAATTTTCTCTATGACTATATAA
- a CDS encoding PQQ-dependent sugar dehydrogenase → MKNLLFALSIFSSLIVNAQSINLEEFVSGLTSPVEITNANDSRLFVVQQNGIIKIVQPNGAVNTTNFLNISSKIVFGGERGLLGLAFHPQYSTNGYFFVYYNNPAGNVVVARYSVSAADPNVADANSEKILLNIPKPFDNHNGGSIHFAPDGKLWIITGDGGSGGDPNNNAQNKNAFLGKMLRIDVDATGPYNIPADNPFAGAGVDGLDEIWAYGLRNAWKFSFDLTTGNAWIADVGQGAIEEINKMPITQAGLNYGWRCYEGNNAYNTAGCPAQSTMTFPVAVYDHSGGKCSITGGYVYRGAQYPSLQGKYFFADYCSTQIGILDENNTITWTSAYTGNNFSTFGQDYQKELYVAAVNSGKIFKVTTGTLGTQDNKSLEKISVYPNPASKEIFIEGVEDKKASVEIINTEGRKVLEANAANKSIDISKIPAGVYFINLKSGDLKSYSQKLIIK, encoded by the coding sequence ATGAAAAATCTACTTTTTGCATTAAGTATTTTTTCTTCCTTAATCGTTAATGCGCAGAGCATTAATTTGGAAGAATTTGTCTCGGGATTAACCAGTCCCGTGGAGATTACGAACGCCAATGACAGCCGGTTATTTGTCGTACAACAGAACGGGATTATAAAAATTGTACAACCCAACGGAGCTGTAAATACTACAAATTTTCTCAACATCAGTTCAAAAATTGTTTTTGGAGGCGAAAGAGGACTTTTAGGACTCGCATTCCATCCGCAATACTCAACGAATGGGTATTTTTTTGTGTATTATAACAACCCGGCAGGAAATGTAGTTGTAGCCAGATATTCTGTAAGTGCAGCTGATCCGAATGTAGCTGATGCCAATTCTGAAAAAATTCTCCTGAATATTCCAAAACCTTTCGACAACCATAATGGAGGAAGCATTCATTTTGCACCGGATGGAAAATTATGGATCATTACCGGTGACGGAGGCAGTGGTGGCGACCCCAACAACAATGCGCAAAACAAGAATGCATTTCTTGGAAAAATGCTGAGAATCGACGTAGATGCTACCGGGCCTTATAATATTCCGGCAGATAATCCTTTCGCAGGGGCTGGTGTAGATGGTTTGGATGAAATCTGGGCTTATGGCCTAAGAAATGCATGGAAATTTTCTTTTGATCTTACGACCGGAAATGCATGGATCGCCGATGTAGGACAAGGTGCCATTGAGGAAATCAATAAAATGCCTATCACACAGGCAGGGCTCAATTACGGATGGCGTTGCTATGAAGGAAATAATGCGTACAACACGGCAGGATGTCCCGCACAATCAACAATGACATTCCCTGTTGCGGTATATGACCACTCCGGAGGCAAATGTTCCATCACAGGAGGATATGTTTACCGGGGTGCCCAGTATCCGTCACTTCAGGGAAAATATTTCTTTGCAGACTACTGCTCTACTCAGATCGGTATTCTGGATGAGAATAATACCATTACATGGACTTCAGCTTACACCGGAAACAATTTTTCTACCTTCGGGCAGGATTATCAGAAGGAACTTTACGTTGCAGCAGTGAATAGCGGAAAAATTTTCAAAGTGACCACGGGAACTTTGGGAACACAGGACAATAAGAGTTTAGAAAAAATAAGTGTTTATCCTAATCCGGCAAGTAAAGAAATCTTTATAGAAGGAGTAGAAGATAAAAAAGCAAGTGTAGAAATCATCAACACAGAGGGCAGAAAAGTACTGGAAGCAAATGCGGCGAACAAAAGTATTGATATTTCGAAAATTCCGGCCGGAGTCTATTTTATTAACCTGAAATCAGGAGATCTTAAATCATACAGTCAAAAATTGATTATTAAATAA
- a CDS encoding protein translocase subunit SecDF, which translates to MQGKGLITIVAIVLGLICLNELLPTWYASKIESQIEAAKGNEKEIKRIKEDTLNLGYTKLYYSKAKDKEMKLGLDLKGGINVLLEINQRDLVNDLTNYSTNPVLIEALNKTDEVQKNSTKSYIDNFFEQFDVINKAKGTNLKLADPELFGNTNLSEIKYNTTDEQVKSIVKRRIDLSVGTAFEVIRTRIDKLGAIQPNVQRVPGTARISVEMPGMKDIDKVKKMLQTSAKLQFWEVQQVPEIGPYFQTLTTMVAAKGDSMGVAKNVNFMNLLQLDKLRSNGVANVKLSDTAAVNKILNSKIGIASRPANIKYTQFMWGYKPEATSPDDLVLYAIRSNINQKAPVDGAVESANISYDELGRVVVDMQMDSKGAKEWKTLTEKNVGKPVAVTLDGRVYTAPNVVNAIPNGRTQISGNFSQEEAKELVDVLGAGKLPAGAKVVQATQVGPSLGQESINAGMISFAIAFMIIIVYIIFYYGGAGVYAVIAMVINLFYIFGIMDSGDFTLTLPGIAGIVLTMAMAVDTNVIIYERTKEELFAGKSILEAYKDGFKHALSAIIDGHSTTLLTAVVLFFFGTGPIKGFALTLMIGIIMTLFTSVLLSRVMIFHRLNKGKHLSVWTPPTKNLFRNTWIDFIGKRKYAYIISAVLTVISIGSMVTHGFKYGIDFTGGRNYVVRFDKAVNANDVEEKLVKLFKTEDGKNSSVEAKTFGNANQLKISTDYLIEDESLKADQTIEQKLYEGLKAELPANITLTDFKSADKDHAGIISSEKVGPTVADDIQTHGILAVVAALAGIFIYILFRFRKWQFSLGAVAALFHDAVIILGTYSLLHKYMPFNMEINQDFIAAILTVLGYSINDTVIIFDRIREYLREKKSLTLAGLFDDSISSTLGRTFNTSFTTILVILAIFIFGGDNLRGFMFAMLIGIGFGTYSSIFIASAIAYDFLKKGKEDEVHGKTTSNKEVLASK; encoded by the coding sequence ATGCAAGGAAAAGGACTTATTACAATTGTTGCTATTGTCCTGGGGTTGATTTGCTTAAACGAGCTATTACCAACCTGGTACGCCAGCAAAATTGAATCGCAGATCGAAGCTGCGAAAGGAAACGAGAAAGAGATCAAACGAATCAAAGAAGATACTCTTAATCTTGGGTATACGAAGCTTTATTATTCAAAAGCTAAGGATAAGGAAATGAAATTGGGTCTTGACCTAAAAGGAGGGATCAACGTCCTTTTGGAAATCAACCAAAGAGATCTGGTAAATGATTTAACAAATTATTCTACCAATCCTGTTCTTATTGAGGCTTTAAACAAGACTGATGAAGTTCAGAAAAACTCAACAAAATCTTATATCGATAACTTCTTTGAGCAGTTCGATGTAATAAACAAAGCAAAAGGAACGAACCTTAAGCTTGCAGATCCGGAACTTTTCGGTAACACCAATTTATCTGAAATCAAGTATAATACCACTGATGAGCAGGTAAAAAGTATTGTTAAAAGAAGAATTGATCTTTCTGTAGGAACGGCTTTCGAGGTAATCAGAACGAGAATTGATAAGCTTGGAGCGATCCAGCCGAACGTTCAGAGAGTACCTGGTACAGCCAGAATCTCTGTGGAGATGCCTGGTATGAAAGACATTGATAAAGTAAAGAAAATGCTTCAGACTTCTGCAAAACTTCAGTTTTGGGAAGTACAGCAGGTTCCTGAAATCGGGCCTTATTTCCAGACGTTGACAACTATGGTTGCTGCAAAAGGAGATTCAATGGGAGTTGCAAAGAATGTAAACTTCATGAACCTTTTACAGCTTGACAAATTAAGAAGTAATGGTGTTGCTAACGTAAAATTATCTGATACCGCTGCTGTAAATAAAATTCTAAACAGCAAAATAGGTATTGCTTCACGTCCTGCAAACATTAAATATACACAGTTTATGTGGGGTTACAAGCCTGAAGCTACAAGTCCTGATGATTTGGTATTGTATGCGATCAGAAGTAACATCAATCAGAAAGCTCCGGTGGACGGTGCTGTAGAATCTGCAAACATTAGCTATGACGAGCTTGGAAGAGTAGTAGTAGACATGCAAATGGATTCTAAAGGTGCTAAAGAATGGAAAACTTTAACAGAAAAAAACGTAGGGAAGCCGGTTGCTGTAACGCTTGATGGTAGAGTATATACGGCGCCAAACGTTGTTAATGCCATTCCTAACGGTAGAACTCAGATTTCCGGTAACTTCTCTCAGGAAGAAGCTAAAGAATTGGTAGATGTTTTAGGAGCTGGTAAATTACCTGCAGGTGCAAAAGTAGTACAGGCGACTCAGGTAGGTCCGTCTTTAGGACAGGAGTCTATCAACGCAGGTATGATTTCATTTGCCATTGCATTCATGATTATCATTGTTTATATCATTTTCTATTACGGTGGTGCCGGTGTGTACGCAGTAATTGCAATGGTTATCAACTTATTCTATATTTTCGGAATTATGGATTCCGGAGACTTTACCCTTACGCTTCCTGGTATCGCAGGTATCGTATTGACGATGGCGATGGCGGTAGATACGAACGTAATTATCTACGAAAGAACGAAAGAAGAATTATTTGCAGGGAAGAGTATCCTGGAAGCTTATAAAGATGGTTTCAAGCATGCATTAAGTGCGATTATTGACGGTCACTCAACAACGTTGTTGACCGCTGTGGTATTATTCTTCTTCGGAACAGGTCCTATTAAAGGATTTGCACTGACGTTGATGATCGGTATTATCATGACATTGTTCACGTCTGTATTGTTATCAAGAGTAATGATTTTCCACAGACTGAACAAAGGGAAGCACCTTTCTGTATGGACTCCGCCTACGAAAAATTTATTCAGAAATACCTGGATAGATTTCATCGGAAAGAGAAAATATGCATACATTATTTCTGCTGTTTTAACGGTGATTTCTATTGGTTCTATGGTAACCCATGGTTTCAAATACGGGATCGACTTTACAGGAGGTAGAAATTATGTGGTAAGATTTGATAAAGCTGTAAATGCTAATGATGTTGAAGAAAAATTAGTAAAACTATTCAAAACTGAAGACGGTAAAAACTCTTCTGTAGAAGCTAAGACATTCGGAAACGCCAATCAGTTGAAAATTTCTACGGATTACCTTATTGAAGATGAATCTTTAAAGGCTGACCAGACGATCGAGCAAAAACTATATGAAGGATTGAAAGCAGAACTTCCTGCCAACATTACTTTAACGGATTTCAAATCTGCAGATAAAGATCACGCGGGGATCATCTCTTCAGAAAAAGTAGGTCCTACAGTAGCTGATGACATTCAGACACACGGTATTCTTGCTGTAGTAGCTGCATTAGCTGGTATCTTTATCTATATTTTATTCAGATTTAGAAAATGGCAGTTCTCTCTGGGTGCTGTAGCAGCATTATTCCACGATGCGGTTATTATTCTGGGAACGTATTCATTACTTCACAAATACATGCCGTTCAATATGGAGATCAACCAGGATTTCATCGCTGCCATCCTTACAGTATTAGGATACTCTATTAATGACACGGTGATTATCTTTGACAGAATCAGAGAGTATTTGAGAGAGAAGAAATCTTTAACATTAGCTGGATTATTTGATGACTCTATTTCAAGTACATTAGGTAGAACATTCAACACTTCATTCACTACAATTCTTGTGATCCTTGCGATCTTCATCTTTGGTGGTGATAACTTAAGAGGATTTATGTTTGCCATGTTAATCGGTATTGGATTCGGTACGTACTCATCTATTTTTATTGCATCAGCAATTGCTTATGACTTCCTTAAAAAAGGAAAAGAAGATGAAGTACACGGGAAGACCACTTCCAATAAAGAAGTACTTGCTTCGAAGTAA
- a CDS encoding tetracycline resistance MFS efflux pump encodes MENSKKKAAIGFIFITLLIDITGWGIIIPVVPKLIEELIHADISEAAKYGGWLGFAYAFTQFIFSPLVGNLSDKYGRRPIILISLFGFAVDYIFLALAPTIWWLFLGRIIAGITGASITTASAYIADISNDEDRAKNFGLIGAAFGLGFIIGPVIGGVLGHYGARVPFYAAAGLCLLNFLYGYFILPESLDKDKRREFDWKRANPIGSFKFLGKHPEISGLIVSLILIYIAGHAVQSNWSFFTMYKFNWTERMVGISLGVVGLLVGLVQGGLIRWTTPRLGEQKSIYYGLAFYAVGMLLFAFASEGWMMFVFLIPYCLGGICGPALQSVITKSVPSNEQGELQGALTSLMSATSIIGPPMMTNLFYFFTHDEAPFKFSGAPFFLAFILMAVSVIVTYSVFNKKKDKIKEL; translated from the coding sequence ATGGAAAACTCAAAGAAAAAGGCAGCCATTGGCTTTATATTTATTACTTTATTGATTGATATTACGGGATGGGGTATCATTATTCCTGTGGTCCCTAAACTCATCGAAGAATTGATTCATGCAGATATCAGTGAGGCTGCAAAATATGGCGGCTGGCTTGGATTTGCCTACGCTTTTACTCAATTTATATTCTCTCCGCTCGTGGGGAATCTTAGTGATAAATACGGGCGAAGACCGATTATCCTGATTTCTCTTTTCGGGTTTGCTGTAGACTATATTTTCCTCGCACTGGCTCCCACGATCTGGTGGCTGTTTTTAGGAAGGATTATTGCAGGAATTACCGGAGCAAGTATCACGACTGCGAGTGCCTATATTGCAGACATTTCGAACGATGAAGACCGTGCCAAAAATTTTGGATTAATCGGGGCGGCTTTCGGACTAGGCTTTATTATTGGGCCTGTAATTGGAGGAGTATTGGGACATTATGGAGCCAGAGTACCTTTCTATGCAGCGGCAGGTCTTTGTCTGCTTAATTTCTTGTACGGATACTTTATTCTTCCTGAAAGTTTGGATAAGGATAAAAGAAGAGAATTTGACTGGAAGCGCGCCAATCCCATCGGATCATTTAAGTTTTTAGGAAAGCATCCTGAGATTTCGGGATTAATTGTTTCGTTAATTCTAATCTATATTGCAGGCCACGCAGTACAAAGTAACTGGAGCTTCTTTACCATGTATAAATTCAACTGGACGGAAAGGATGGTAGGAATTTCACTGGGGGTCGTGGGCTTATTGGTTGGACTCGTACAGGGAGGTCTTATCAGATGGACGACTCCAAGGCTGGGAGAGCAGAAAAGCATTTATTACGGATTGGCATTTTACGCTGTCGGAATGTTATTGTTTGCTTTTGCGTCAGAGGGTTGGATGATGTTTGTATTTTTAATTCCATATTGTCTGGGAGGAATCTGTGGGCCGGCCCTGCAATCCGTGATTACCAAAAGTGTTCCTTCTAACGAACAGGGAGAGCTTCAGGGAGCATTGACCAGTCTAATGAGCGCAACCTCTATTATCGGTCCTCCGATGATGACCAACCTCTTTTACTTTTTTACGCATGATGAAGCACCGTTTAAGTTTTCAGGAGCGCCATTTTTCCTTGCGTTTATATTAATGGCAGTGAGTGTGATCGTTACGTATTCCGTGTTTAATAAAAAGAAAGATAAGATTAAAGAGCTTTAG
- a CDS encoding arylamine N-acetyltransferase, with protein MNQSKLEKYLERIYYSGELGNDMSVLKKIHQLHPKYISFENIDSFTGKVPSLNADDIFTKLVVNGRGGYCYEQNLLLSEVLKFLGFNVKLQLGRVVWKREVDSMAAKSHLLLIVNNDGQDYLADCGFGTVTLTTPLLLHEEEPQQTPNGLFKISQQNGMYALWTWKDKWLPIYRFALKQVDPIDLDIVNWYLSTYPESNFKKNLVLSKVDENARYTFTGHTLNIRRTTGEKETVSIENNETLYQMIRETFGLQENAVEQLKQKLEK; from the coding sequence ATGAATCAGTCAAAGCTTGAAAAATACCTGGAGAGAATCTATTATTCAGGTGAGCTGGGAAATGATATGTCGGTACTAAAGAAAATTCATCAGCTGCATCCTAAATACATTTCTTTTGAAAATATCGATTCTTTTACAGGAAAAGTTCCGTCTCTGAATGCGGATGATATTTTCACCAAATTGGTCGTGAACGGCAGAGGAGGCTATTGCTATGAACAAAATCTGCTCTTAAGCGAAGTCCTGAAATTTTTGGGCTTTAACGTAAAGCTGCAATTGGGAAGAGTAGTATGGAAAAGGGAAGTGGATAGTATGGCTGCCAAGAGTCACCTGTTGCTGATCGTCAATAATGACGGACAGGACTATCTGGCAGACTGTGGTTTTGGAACTGTAACATTAACCACACCTTTGCTTTTACATGAAGAAGAACCCCAGCAGACACCTAACGGTTTGTTTAAGATTTCACAACAAAACGGGATGTATGCATTATGGACCTGGAAAGACAAATGGCTGCCTATTTACAGGTTTGCCCTCAAGCAGGTAGATCCAATAGACCTTGATATCGTGAACTGGTATCTTTCTACGTATCCTGAGTCCAATTTCAAAAAGAATCTTGTTCTTTCTAAGGTGGACGAAAATGCAAGGTATACTTTTACCGGTCATACGTTAAATATACGCAGAACCACAGGAGAAAAAGAAACGGTTTCTATAGAAAATAACGAAACCCTGTATCAAATGATAAGAGAAACTTTTGGGCTGCAGGAAAATGCCGTTGAGCAATTAAAACAGAAGTTGGAGAAATAA